Part of the Trichoderma asperellum chromosome 1, complete sequence genome is shown below.
GATGCTTCGTGCCGTGTAAGCAGGCCCATATACTACATAGTATACCATATTGATTGACCCCGTCCCATCACAGCAGGCTTCGAGTCGCTACTCCTATTTCGTTTGTCCATGTCTCATAATTCTCATTTTATCGACATGGCCTGAATCATTTTTTGTATGTACATGCCTGAATCACAAACAAACAGGGATCCGAGCACACTTCCAATTAAGGAAATGAGCTGCCCCTGTCAGCGAGCATcgagctccagggtagcaACTTCAGCTATTGCCGATGACAGCGGCAATCGGCGATGCTTGGTCATGTAGTCATGAGAttcttgatgatgaggatgtgctgttttaagctttaactcCATTAACAGATCATCTCAGTCTTCTACCTATCCAATGGCTGCGACGGTGCAGCGCAATCTTGTGGCTAAATACTCAATGCCTGACGTCATGACTGTTCGCTTCTATAGCAGCCTTAATCGCCTCTTACCTTGAGAATATTCAGCCTTACGTACGTATGATGAATGTGGGATATCATAGAATTAGAATTCAATGGGCTATATAAAGTGTGACTatggaaacaaaaagatCGATAGCACAAATTGCACAATACAAGAACAATCCTGTACCCTCCTAGCATAATATCATCGTATATTCAGCTACAATGGCAACAACTGGAACCAGCGCACCTACCGGCGATAAGCCCGCCGATCCCTATACTCAAGTCAACAAAGACGAGACTGACCTCAAGACGTTAGTTACGGATCTTGTTGATTTCATCACCAAATGCAAATTTGGCATGTTGACGACCATTGAGGCTTCATCTCACAACAATCTGGTCTCGCGCTGCATGGGCTTGGCTGGCACTGTAAGATAGCAGTTGCATTAGCCGAAATTGTTTCGCTACAGAAACTGATCACTTAGTAGGAATCCGGTGGCATTGATCTTCTCTTCCACACCAATACAGAGTCCGGCAAGACCAACGACCTATCCAACGATCCCCACGTGAATGTGTCCTTTATCAACAGTTCCGGCGAGTGGGCTTCCATCGCAGGCCAGGCGAGTGTTGTGACGGATCGCGATCTGGTCAAGAAGACATATAGCAGCGAACTAAAGGCCTGGCTGGGTGATCTTGGCGATGGCGTCCACGATGGCTCAGAGAATGACCCGCGTATTGGAATTATTCGTGTCAAGACCACCACTGTGACATACTCGTTGGTGTCTGGGAACTTCATCAGCCGCGCTGCTGAGGTTGCGCAAGGCGTTCTCACCGGAAAGCCTGCTCATGTGAACAAGCTTCGAGAAATTTCAGCTGAGGACGTGGGTAACTGGCGTGCTTCAAACAAATAGGTCAAAGCATCACAATGTGGATCAATATCAATGTACTATTATCATCTAGGTCAATCATGAATTAAATatggagtttttttttttttttttccttttttgtaTACTTCTCATCAAGTACCTTACTGCTTTCCGTAGTCCTCTGCCCATATTCTGGTGAACTTCTCCTTATCAACAGCAAATTCACGAACAAAGTCACGCTCCAGCTCGTGAGCTCTCCTGCCCAGCAGGACAAGACTGTGCAGGGGAGGTCCAAGTGCCTCATCCGCAGAGCACAGCTCTTCAAGCGTTCCAGCCACAAACTTTTCCGTCTTGCCTCCGACCCGAGCAGCGCCAATAGCCAAGCTATCCTTGGTGTAGACACCCTCCTTGCGctcctcttcaatctccagcatctgctgcgCGCACTGTCCGACTGTCATGTATCGGGGAGGTTCGTAGACCAGTCTGCCTCGGGCCATGTTCTCCAAGCTCTGCTCTTTGACCTTGATGTCGACTAGGACCAATGTATGCAGGCCAATGTTGCGATTCTCCTTTATCCTGTCATAAAAGGAAGCTGGCTTCCATGTCTCGGTGAAGAAGACCATGGATACGGTCTGTCCAAAGTTGTACAACTGGAGGCCGCAAGCGCCGATGCCGGACATGATGGAGGCATTCGGTACTGTACGCACGGGAATGGATAGTTCGCGAGCTCTGATGACGAGATCTGTGTGTGTGGTAGCACTGCAGCGAAAATGGTTAGCAAAGGCTATGGATGATCAACACATCGAGGTATAGCTAACCCGAACGGATCTCCGACAACGCAAAAGGCGACGTCCTCGTTCTGCGCATTCCTGAGAATCTCGTCGCTGTTTGACTCGACCATCTCCCGGTCGGCGATGGTTATGGACCGTCCATAATAGTTTTCCTATTTGAAGAGTCAGCGTTAGCTCCTTTTTGCCAGAGACGTTGTAAGTTGTCACTGGAGTGGTGAGGATGCATACCAGAACAGACTGATCCACCAGCAGGATGCTTGTGTAGGCCTCGAGGTAGACTCGAGAGGCCTTCTTCACCACCTCGAGCCCCTTGACGGTGATATCCGTCTCGTCAGAGAGACCAAGACCAACAAGGTACAACATTTCGATTCGATTGCCACGTGCAAATTGCGTATAGAGTTGGAAAACTCATCTTCAAAAAAGCTGCCCCGCGGTGGGGTTGAGAATTCTTATCTTAGCGCCGGTTGACCCTTGTCTTGCCGGCTACTATCAAAGCTTTGGCGATCTTGGTGTCGCGTCTAAATCTGACAGTTTGCAAGCcgggtccttttttttttttctttctttacatCATTCTCtctcacctttttttttttttttttttttcaacccGCCATGTCTGATTCAAAGAACAAGAGCGCCTACGGCGTGGCGGCCTCAGATACCGATTTTCGCAAGAATTGGGATCTAGACGAATATGCcgccaaagcaaaagaacgcgaggccaaggagaaggaggaggcaaAGGCGCGCTACGAGGCCAAGCTCGCCGGCAAGAAATACCACAAGCCCATGACGGGCAATGAGACGTACACATCAGCGCGGCGAAATATCATCGACGTCAGCGCACAGGTCGGAAAGACGCAGATAGTGCCGGCTGGATCGGGAGTTGGCAAACGAGGCAGGGGAGCTGGTTTCTACTGCGAGGCTTGCGATCTTACGTTCAAGGATAACTTGCAATGGGTCGAGGTATGCACATATTGGTTGCAGAGGGTGAGGTGAAGTCCAGATCGAGTGCTAATTAGGCCCATATAGCATTTGAATACGATCCAGCATCTGCTCAACACCGGGCAGACCACAGAAGTCAAGCGGGCAACGGTCGAGGAAGTTCACGAGCGAATCGAGTTTTACATTCGCCGGAAAGAAGACctcgagaaagagaaaactaCGAGTCTACAAGACAGGCTACAGataagagaggaggaaatgaagaaggaagcagaagagaagcggGCGAAGCGAaaggaagaggcagagaagaagcggcAGGAAAAGGAACAGGCCGCCAAGGTGAAGACGGAATATGGCGAGGATGTGCGGATCGAAGGAGAGcatgacgaagacgatatGATGGCGCAGATGGGGTTTACCGGGTTTGGATCGTCAAAGAAGTGATTGGTTGCTGCGATGTGTGCTGTAGGATGGCGAGAGGACGACTTTTATGATACCCAGGACTGGAGACGAGGTTTTCTTTGGATGAATTGGCGAATATTGCTCAATCTATACAGCCTTTGGCATTTTTCATTAAATATTTGTTTTGAAGAAATAATACGATCACGATGACATATCTCAATCACGCCTCTGCAGCCACCAACTTGCTGCCATGTCACAAATACCTGTACATTATAGCTGAGGCCATCCAGGTGCAGCGCAGGGTCGTGTGCCACCCAGCCGGAGCCGGATAGCGGACCTTAGGCTGCCCCGCACACCCAAAATCCGTTACTGCATCGATGatgcctacctagtactactaaGCTATTCTTTTCGCCATATCCGAACCTTGAACTCTTTCCCCTTCTGTCCCCAACGCCTTGGCTACCTTGTCGACGACAACTTCTCCTGCCACCTCTCCCTTGGTACGAGAAGCACCACCGGTATCATCTCTATCCAAGCATCATATATAGCTATCCATAGCATCACCGTTACCATGGCTTCAGCCGGTGCCGCCGCAGCGTCTCTGCTGAAGCGCCAGCTCAAGGAGATGCAGTCGGGCAAGGACCTCCCCGGAATTTCGTGCGGCCTCGTCAACGATAACAACATCTTCGAGTGGGAGGTGATGCTCATGATCAATGACGACTGCAAATACTACGGCGGTACGTGGCTTGCCCCGCCATCTTGTCCTTTCACCTCCTCTCCCTTCCTTGCATTTAGGCGCCGTAATGATTTCGAAAGCTGACCGATTGGTGATTATAGGAGGCAACTTTCGAGCTCGTCTAGTTTTCCCCGAAAACTACCCCCATATGCCGCCTCAGCTCACCTTCCAAGATCCCATCCCTTTCCACCCCAACATTTACGAGAACGGCAAGCTGTGCATCTCCATCCTGCACCCTCCTGAGGAAGACCAGTACGGTTATGAGTCTGCCGCCGAGCGGTGGAGTCCCGTCCAGACCCCCGAGACGATCCTCCTTAGTATCATCAGCCTGTTCTATAGCCCCAACGAAGAGAGCCCCGCCAACGTTGAGGCGGCGAGGATGCTGcgtgaggagaaggagggcaaACACAAGGATTACAGGAGACGTTGTCGGAAGTGTGTGAGGGAGAGTCTGGGAGAGGATTGAGAATGGTTGAGACGTTCACACACACCAAAAAGTGGTAACTTGGATGCATTGCTGAGCTGGAACTTTGAATTTTTACATTTACAAAATGGATGGCGTTTTGGTGGATGACGGAGGTGTCCTGATGTTTGCATTAGTTTGGCGTCTTGGAGATGCTGTATTGTTAAAGAGCCTTGACTCGTTCATTGCGGACGAACAGTAGCGTAATCAAATAAGCGCTCGtaaagcaacaaaaaaatgCAAAATTGTTAATGTATACATCGAGTCGCTATCTCAATGGAATGATGCGTGGATGCCCCAATCTATCTATGTCAGTCTGTCTGCTACCCCTATCACAGGGCCAACGACAGAATCCCATTCCTCATCCCAACGCCGTGagccttcttcaacagcaccTTGCTTCAGTGTAGCCAACTCTCCTGCTCCTTCAAAGCTGAGCAATCTCCTTAGGATCTCAGTTAGTTGCGGTACTGTTTCGAAGCCACAGCCATTCTGACCCTCTTTCACGAGCTCTCCAATGCTTTCGAAGCCAGCGTACGCAGCCACGGGTAGACCCGCCCCAAACATGTCAACCACTTTCATGGGCAGATCCACCCCAGAGCTAGATTTGTGGAGGGAGATGCCAAGATCGGCTGCAGCGAGCAGCGAGGCGTAGTCCCGATTAGAAAGCCAGGCGCTGAGAATACGAATACCAGGTAGTTTACCGGCATCTTGCAGTTCCTTGATCTTCTCAAGGTAGGCCTCCCTCTGGGGACCTTTGCCCGTGATGATGGCCAAGATGGGGGGAACACCTTCCTGGCCCGATGCTGGCGCAGCGTAGGCGACCAAAGCATCGAGTAGCATGCCAAAATCTTCATCGGCTGTCCAGGAGGTACTGCTCACTACTAAGCGAAGGGCCCCATCGACGATATTCTTGGCGTAATTCTTGGTTTCAGCCAAGCGAGAGAGAAACTCGAGTCGATCCTTTGAGGAATTCATGGGCTGAAATATCTCAGCTGGCCTATCATGTAGCGTATAGACAGGGTTCTTGAGATTAAAGCGGCCTCCGGTTTGAAGCTGCTTCGCCATGGCATCAGTGACCGCGAGGTTTGCATTTCCTAGGTATCGGCCTAGCTTAATCTCGTAATACTTGTAGATGGGCACAAGAGGTCGGAGCAGAGACTTTTGCGCCAGAATGGTATGTCCATAGTTGTGCCAGTCGACAATGACCTTGCTGCCGCGAATCCATGAGACGAAAAGAGCTACGTGAAACGTGGGGATGGAAGGCGGATTCTATGAATTTTGTTAGAACTATAGATGGCAGCACCTGAGGTTAAGGAGAATCTGTCGTTACCTGAATAATAATCCACTGAGCAGGAGGAGTGGTGTACATGAGCGTCCTAAACAAGGTCCAGAACTGCTGAATGACCTTGGCAGGGATGTtgagaaaaaagggcaacGTCCCCCAGGCGATCCATTCTGGCTGAGGTGCGAGAGGATAGACTGTGACGTTGGTTTTGCCAATGAGGTCAGGATGTCTAGCCGTCTCTACGAGCATGGGATAAGTAGATGCATCTAAGTGAGAATAAGAGTCTCTCAGTCACGTACCTTTATAGCCGACAATGTCAACTTTCCTTCCATGCTTGGCAACGCTCAGGGCATGGTACTGCATCCGCGGGCTTCTTCCAATATCACCCACAACGAGGATCTGAATATGCTCATCCTCTGGCTTCTCAGCGGGATGATAGCGGGTGGGGATGGCGTCGAGAGACTTCTTCCCGAGCCAAACGGCGAAAGAAAATACGTAGCCAAGAGCAATGACGGACAGCCCGCCGAGGATGGCGGATATTATGAAATTAGCGTAGTAGGGCATCTTGGACAGACTGAATCATGCCTAGCTGCAAGACtaaatagaagaagaagaaaacgatGTATAGCTGGGCTCTCCTCTAGATTCGGCGCAGCGATTGTGAAGGGCAATGAATGAATGACAGCTGGCCAGATTAGACCCAGATACAGATACTTGGTGGACGATCCCAGCAAGCTACTGATGCTCCCGCTATCAAGACAGCCCGATGCAAAGAGAGGGGTTGCGTGAGATTTCATGCACCGCCATATGAAAATGAAGCGCAGAATGAAACCACCTATCCTTGTTTCTGCTCGTTGGCCGTAAGATGAGCCTCTAAGCGTGGCCGGTATAGCAGTGCCAAGCTCAGCATCATTGGAACTTTTTGGCTGTGGCGCAGAGCGCGATGTGGCTGGAGAGGCTGCTGGCAGCGCACACCCGATAATACAGTAGGCTTTAGTCGCATTCTGTGATGGGCGCCACATGCAATGGAGATCGCGGGGACAGCCAAAGGCCAATCAGTGCGGCCATGATGCAAGACATTACAGGTTGTACTCGGAGGGCAATTCGCAGTGAGATCTTAGTAGATTTTGCTCAGTTGGTACCTGGACGGATGAGCCGAGCCTGACCAGGATAAAAGCTTATCGAGAGATGGCTTCATGCTAATGCTGTCCATACGCTGAGTTGGACCATCTGTGTAGACCAAGCATTGCGCACTACCATAACCACTTATGGCATAACAATGGCAATATAGGCACCCCGGATAATACTACCACTAGCACGGCCGGTTGAAGGATTTTGATCATTCATGTTGCGCCATGTTATGCGCTCGTCACAGTACGCTCTTGTGTGGTCTTTAGGTCTTTTCCAAGTAGCATTAGGCTGAGATTCGTGAGCTATCCAGACCTTCCTTTTTGGTGTATGCATCCACGTCGCCTAAATTGGCCGTCTATAAAGCACTGTAGAGAATTCCGAATTTGTTTCATCGACGACAACGTTATCACGTCAAGACCAGCACTGTACAAACAAGGCCATCTTGAtgtttccatcttctctctctctcataaacaaaaagagggCCCTGTTGCGTCACCGTGCTTGGATGCAGGGCAGCATTTGGCgtctcatctctcttttAGCGAGCACCCAGCGTGCTATCGCAACCCTGCCAGCAGCGCATCGGCCAAACGAGTCCAGCGGGTGTCGCGCGCCCTCCAGCAGGCATTTGATGCTCCGGTACCTGCCGCTAATCCCGCGCTGATAGCCATCGCCCGCAGCTGCTAGCCCCAAAGGCGCTGGATGGCTGCATTACGACCGCCGCAAGCGCCTCCACGTGCCCCGCAACCCCCCCCAAAAGGTGGTCACTCAGGCCTGTGTTAGTGCTGGCAACAGCGCACTAGCAGCGCAGTGGGTGGCGCCTTGGCAGccgatgcttttttttcttgtccgTGTGCCTGTTCCCCTATTTGGACGGACTGCTGGTCTGTCGCCTTTGACGACGGCTCAAGCTGGGGGAGGGACCATCTCTCGACCTCCACTCGATATTCGCGAGACCGCCTCTTTGGTCTCAATTGCATCGATCTGGCACGTTAAAGCCTTGATGTGGCTGCCGGTGCTATTCTGAGAGACGGCGTATCTCTCGCAGCGAAGCAACGCGTCTATCGCTTGGGTGGCTCGAACCGCGAGCTCAAGATTTGGGAACCAGCCCCGAATCGCACCCCAGCAACAACGACGACACACAGCGCGACGGGCACTTTGCGACGACATAGCGGTCGGTCGATCTCGCCATAGCCATGGACACGTCGTATTCGCTACCGTCGTCGGCTCTGCCGCACGCACATCGGGCTCACACTCGCTCCCAGCCGCCGTCCCTAAACAACACTTGGCGGATGACTGTATCGAGCGACAGTCTGCCCTCGCAgcttgaagacgacgaagatggatGCGGGGATCATGACCACGACCACGATCATGGCCACTCTCACTCCCACCTACGCTCAAAGGGGTATTCAcactcgccgccgccgctgtctCCCTCATTCTTGCATGCGCATTCCTACAGCTATCCACACCATGGCCGCAGTGGCTCTCAAACCTCCAACGCAAGCGCTACTATGCTACAAGAGAAGCCGTTGGTAGGAGGCATCGAAAGTCGGTCTCAAGGGAGGAGAAACCGTTATACACCAGAAGGCATAGACGAAACCACCCACAATCATGCCCACAACCACACCCATAGCcacgaccacgaccacgaccacgaccacgaACATAATCATAACCACGACAAGCATTTCCCCTCTCATcttcactctcactctcacgaCCACAGCCACGATCATGATCACGATCACGATCATCACCATGATCACGACCATAGCCATGGCGTCGGTACCAGCACTGGCCATAGCCACGGTTCTGAGCGGTCTCTCTTCACGAGGGCTATCCTTCCATACACTGTCGGATGGCCCATTCTTTATTCTATCCTTGCCGAGAAGGACTCGAGGCGTATTTTCTACTTTATGACGTATGTGTATACCCGCCATTACCTATCCATGTTGCGGACAGTAGATACTAATTAGAAAACCGTCAGTCTGAACTTTGGCTTCATGATTATCCAAGCTTTCTATGGCTACGTTACCGATTCGCTAGGCCTCCTTAGTGACAGCATTCATATGTTTTTCGACTGCGTTGCTTTACTGGTGGGATTACTGGCAGCTGTCATGAGCAAATGGCCAAAGAGCCAGCGATTTCCCTATGGCTTTGGAAAAGTCGAAACACTGAGTGGTTTCGCCAATGGCATCCTCTTAATGTAAGTGTCTATCGGACCAATTGCTATTGACCTACAATCTCTGACAAATctgtttgcttgcttttaGGCTACTTAGCGTTGAAATTGCATTTGAGGCATTTGAGCGGCTATGGGAGGGGA
Proteins encoded:
- the BLI3 gene encoding BLI-3 blue-light-inducible Bli-3 protein (EggNog:ENOG41) gives rise to the protein MATTGTSAPTGDKPADPYTQVNKDETDLKTLVTDLVDFITKCKFGMLTTIEASSHNNLVSRCMGLAGTESGGIDLLFHTNTESGKTNDLSNDPHVNVSFINSSGEWASIAGQASVVTDRDLVKKTYSSELKAWLGDLGDGVHDGSENDPRIGIIRVKTTTVTYSLVSGNFISRAAEVAQGVLTGKPAHVNKLREISAEDVGNWRASNK
- the DPH5 gene encoding diphthine synthase (BUSCO:EOG092D31CV), with translation MLYLVGLGLSDETDITVKGLEVVKKASRVYLEAYTSILLVDQSVLENYYGRSITIADREMVESNSDEILRNAQNEDVAFCVVGDPFGATTHTDLVIRARELSIPVRTVPNASIMSGIGACGLQLYNFGQTVSMVFFTETWKPASFYDRIKENRNIGLHTLVLVDIKVKEQSLENMARGRLVYEPPRYMTVGQCAQQMLEIEEERKEGVYTKDSLAIGAARVGGKTEKFVAGTLEELCSADEALGPPLHSLVLLGRRAHELERDFVREFAVDKEKFTRIWAEDYGKQ
- a CDS encoding uncharacterized protein (CAZy:GT33~TransMembrane:1 (o6-32i)~BUSCO:EOG092D2KS9) — translated: MPYYANFIISAILGGLSVIALGYVFSFAVWLGKKSLDAIPTRYHPAEKPEDEHIQILVVGDIGRSPRMQYHALSVAKHGRKVDIVGYKETARHPDLIGKTNVTVYPLAPQPEWIAWGTLPFFLNIPAKVIQQFWTLFRTLMYTTPPAQWIIIQNPPSIPTFHVALFVSWIRGSKVIVDWHNYGHTILAQKSLLRPLVPIYKYYEIKLGRYLGNANLAVTDAMAKQLQTGGRFNLKNPVYTLHDRPAEIFQPMNSSKDRLEFLSRLAETKNYAKNIVDGALRLVVSSTSWTADEDFGMLLDALVAYAAPASGQEGVPPILAIITGKGPQREAYLEKIKELQDAGKLPGIRILSAWLSNRDYASLLAAADLGISLHKSSSGVDLPMKVVDMFGAGLPVAAYAGFESIGELVKEGQNGCGFETVPQLTEILRRLLSFEGAGELATLKQGAVEEGSRRWDEEWDSVVGPVIGVADRLT
- a CDS encoding uncharacterized protein (TransMembrane:7 (o212-232i239-258o270-288i309-328o340-361i414-439o445-464i)~BUSCO:EOG092D1RSS), whose translation is MDTSYSLPSSALPHAHRAHTRSQPPSLNNTWRMTVSSDSLPSQLEDDEDGCGDHDHDHDHGHSHSHLRSKGYSHSPPPLSPSFLHAHSYSYPHHGRSGSQTSNASATMLQEKPLVGGIESRSQGRRNRYTPEGIDETTHNHAHNHTHSHDHDHDHDHEHNHNHDKHFPSHLHSHSHDHSHDHDHDHDHHHDHDHSHGVGTSTGHSHGSERSLFTRAILPYTVGWPILYSILAEKDSRRIFYFMTLNFGFMIIQAFYGYVTDSLGLLSDSIHMFFDCVALLVGLLAAVMSKWPKSQRFPYGFGKVETLSGFANGILLMLLSVEIAFEAFERLWEGTQTKRLGELFVVSSLGLAVNLVGMMAFGHHHHGHDHGHSHGHSHGHSHGEKHDHGCGSHSGHSHGHDHGHDHENENMRGIYLHVLADTLGSVSVIVSTVLTSFWGWSGWDPLASCFIATLIFLSAQPLVFSSAKRLLLTVPEGVEYNLRNILAGIGQQRGVVSYATPKFWMDDHGGEKLLGIVHVTVARGAALEDTKDRVREYLLKEGIDAVIQVERDGDNGCWCTRGRALVNPPQMSKQF